From a single Candidatus Omnitrophota bacterium genomic region:
- a CDS encoding RNA methyltransferase, translated as MKSPQGILACAEKPSYKLSVAELKNELTLALCGIRDPGNMGSIIRAADWFGIKNVVCSSDTCDIYNPKAIAAAMGSAFRVKVHYTDPVIFLSEAKEAGITVYASTTDGGNIYEAKLSPRGIIIIGNESKGIAEEIKALAGVKISIPSFGEAESLNAALAAAAICSEFRRRKN; from the coding sequence ATGAAAAGCCCTCAGGGTATTTTGGCGTGCGCCGAAAAACCCTCGTACAAACTGTCCGTGGCGGAGCTGAAAAACGAACTGACACTCGCCCTCTGCGGCATAAGGGACCCCGGCAACATGGGCTCCATCATCCGAGCCGCCGACTGGTTCGGCATAAAAAATGTTGTCTGCTCATCCGACACATGCGACATATACAACCCTAAAGCCATCGCCGCGGCGATGGGCTCAGCTTTCAGAGTAAAAGTGCATTACACAGACCCCGTCATCTTCCTCTCCGAAGCCAAAGAGGCCGGAATAACGGTTTACGCCTCAACCACCGACGGCGGGAACATATATGAGGCAAAACTTTCCCCGCGCGGGATAATAATCATAGGGAACGAGTCAAAAGGCATAGCCGAAGAGATCAAAGCCCTCGCCGGCGTTAAAATATCCATACCATCTTTCGGGGAGGCCGAATCACTCAACGCCGCCCTCGCCGCGGCGGCAATCTGTTCTGAATTCCGCCGCAGAAAAAACTGA
- a CDS encoding MBL fold metallo-hydrolase gives MKSFIKHCAAIAIFASGLAAAPAKTPQKLLTVTVIDVGQGDCSLIQLPGGKTVLVDAGSGGVGWNPFDAGTTIVVPFLKRMGVKRIDYIIMTHPHSDHIGGVRPVVREFDVGTLVDSGFTSSEADYEMIMDIAEKKDIGLIEVHAGDILDWDKDCEIKVLSPPEKYIMGGNSHANENSIVFKLTYKDVSFLFTGDAEKEAGKQIVRHYKDDLLCTFLKVSHHGSKNSLTYNWFMDWAQPIVSLICVGQNTWGHPNRSTIKILESYGSLIYRTDRDGTIRIVTDGKTYKTSFIAPEEDEREYSGGYE, from the coding sequence ATGAAAAGTTTTATAAAGCACTGCGCCGCCATAGCGATTTTCGCCTCAGGCCTGGCCGCCGCCCCCGCGAAAACGCCCCAAAAGCTCCTGACGGTAACCGTTATTGATGTCGGCCAGGGGGATTGCTCACTCATACAGCTTCCCGGCGGAAAAACAGTGCTCGTGGACGCCGGATCCGGAGGAGTGGGCTGGAACCCTTTTGACGCCGGCACGACTATCGTCGTCCCCTTCCTCAAGAGGATGGGCGTAAAACGCATAGACTACATCATCATGACCCACCCCCACAGCGACCACATAGGCGGCGTACGGCCGGTTGTCAGGGAATTTGATGTGGGCACCCTCGTGGATTCGGGATTCACCTCCTCGGAAGCGGACTATGAGATGATAATGGACATAGCTGAAAAAAAAGATATAGGCCTTATAGAGGTGCACGCCGGAGATATCCTCGACTGGGACAAAGACTGCGAGATCAAAGTCCTGAGCCCGCCGGAAAAATACATAATGGGCGGCAATTCCCACGCAAACGAGAACTCCATAGTTTTCAAGCTGACCTACAAAGATGTCTCCTTTCTCTTCACGGGCGACGCCGAAAAAGAAGCCGGCAAACAAATCGTGAGACACTACAAAGACGACCTTCTCTGCACATTTTTAAAGGTTTCCCACCACGGCTCCAAGAATTCCCTGACATATAACTGGTTCATGGACTGGGCCCAGCCCATTGTCTCCCTTATCTGCGTCGGACAGAACACCTGGGGGCATCCCAACAGAAGCACCATAAAAATACTGGAAAGTTACGGCTCTCTCATTTACCGAACAGACCGGGACGGCACAATCAGAATCGTCACCGATGGCAAAACATACAAAACCTCATTCATCGCCCCCGAAGAAGACGAACGGGAATACTCCGGCGGCTACGAATAA
- a CDS encoding DNA alkylation repair protein: MSNKTDQIIRKLKELGDKDIARHSQRFFKTGKGEYGEGDIFLGLRVPAIRECVKTFKETSLDDTLHILKSPFHEARLLAVLMLVDKYSMVKTNNEKEEIYRAYLSNREFINNWDLVDSSAHYIVGQHLFLKDRKQLYKLLRSASLWDRRIGIMSTFYFIKKDVFDDTLAIAKLLLEDTEDLIHKAVGWMLREVGNRDRTAEEKFLKKYYKVMPRTMLRYAIEKFPEKDRQAYLKGIK; this comes from the coding sequence ATGAGTAATAAAACGGATCAAATCATCAGGAAGCTCAAGGAACTGGGCGATAAAGATATAGCGCGGCATTCACAGCGATTCTTTAAAACAGGCAAGGGAGAGTACGGCGAAGGCGATATATTTCTAGGCCTGCGGGTTCCCGCAATAAGAGAATGTGTAAAAACATTTAAAGAAACATCTTTGGATGATACGCTTCATATATTGAAGTCACCTTTTCACGAAGCCCGTTTGCTTGCCGTATTGATGCTGGTGGACAAGTATTCCATGGTAAAGACAAATAACGAAAAAGAAGAAATTTACAGAGCTTATCTGAGCAATAGAGAATTCATTAATAATTGGGATCTGGTTGATAGTTCAGCACATTACATCGTAGGGCAGCATCTGTTTTTAAAGGATAGAAAACAGCTTTATAAATTGCTACGGTCTGCCAGCTTATGGGATAGAAGAATTGGAATAATGTCCACATTTTACTTTATCAAAAAAGATGTTTTTGACGATACACTGGCAATTGCGAAGCTGTTGCTCGAAGATACCGAAGACCTTATCCATAAAGCTGTGGGATGGATGCTGAGAGAAGTGGGGAACAGGGATAGAACGGCCGAAGAAAAATTCCTAAAAAAATATTATAAAGTTATGCCGAGAACTATGTTAAGATACGCAATTGAGAAATTTCCGGAAAAAGACCGGCAGGCATATTTAAAAGGAATCAAATAG
- a CDS encoding DUF3795 domain-containing protein produces the protein MNCNICIGHLRENRKCAGCRSEDDRNKPDGCTRKKCIILNCIEFQNTNKKYCFPCKKYPCRRLVQLDKRYRAKYRMSMLENLNFIKTNGIRKFVQKEIPRWTCSKCGAALSCHRKVCLSCGTSLN, from the coding sequence ATGAACTGCAATATTTGCATCGGTCATCTGAGAGAAAATAGAAAATGCGCCGGATGCCGCAGTGAAGATGATAGAAATAAACCTGACGGATGCACAAGAAAAAAATGTATCATATTAAACTGTATAGAATTTCAGAACACTAATAAAAAATACTGTTTCCCGTGCAAAAAATATCCATGCCGCAGACTCGTGCAATTAGACAAACGCTACCGGGCAAAATATAGAATGAGTATGCTGGAGAATCTCAACTTCATAAAAACAAACGGGATCAGGAAATTCGTCCAGAAAGAAATTCCCCGATGGACCTGCTCAAAATGCGGCGCGGCGCTTTCCTGCCATAGGAAAGTTTGTCTCTCCTGCGGAACTTCTCTGAACTGA